One window of the Thermoleophilia bacterium genome contains the following:
- a CDS encoding GYD domain-containing protein translates to MPTYVMLTNLTSEGVKTLKNNPSRVGEVNREVEALGAKVLAQYTTLGQYDFVTIIEAPTEETMAKVSIEMGSRGTMTSQTLTALSSERLAELL, encoded by the coding sequence ATGCCGACCTACGTGATGCTGACCAACCTGACTTCCGAGGGTGTCAAGACCCTCAAGAACAACCCGTCGCGGGTGGGCGAGGTCAACCGGGAAGTTGAAGCCCTGGGCGCGAAAGTGCTCGCCCAGTACACGACCCTGGGTCAGTACGACTTCGTCACGATCATTGAAGCCCCGACCGAAGAAACGATGGCCAAAGTCTCGATCGAGATGGGGTCACGCGGCACGATGACCAGCCAGACGCTGACGGCGCTGTCCTCCGAGCGGCTCGCCGAGCTTCTCTAG